A single region of the Candidatus Acidiferrales bacterium genome encodes:
- a CDS encoding arsenosugar biosynthesis-associated peroxidase-like protein: MQGYYDANDLARFPEMGKGNKELWEKFSAYYSAVFAEGALSEREKALIALAVAHAVQCPYCIDAYSQACLERGSNIEEMTEAVHVACAIRGGASLVHGIQMRNIVGKLSM; encoded by the coding sequence ATGCAGGGTTACTATGACGCAAATGATCTGGCTCGCTTTCCGGAGATGGGCAAGGGCAACAAGGAGTTGTGGGAAAAATTTTCCGCTTACTACAGCGCTGTTTTTGCCGAGGGGGCGCTCAGCGAGCGTGAAAAAGCTCTCATTGCGCTGGCGGTCGCCCATGCGGTGCAGTGTCCCTATTGTATTGACGCCTATAGCCAGGCCTGTTTGGAGCGAGGTTCCAACATCGAAGAGATGACGGAAGCGGTGCACGTGGCCTGCGCCATTCGCGGCGGAGCCTCGCTCGTCCACGGCATCCAGATGCGCAACATCGTCGGCAAACTTT